In the Gossypium arboreum isolate Shixiya-1 chromosome 10, ASM2569848v2, whole genome shotgun sequence genome, one interval contains:
- the LOC108477900 gene encoding probable galacturonosyltransferase-like 4, which translates to MALWRTLPIPIASPHGLILSFLILLHSAVTTTVAIRVRTIIHDPSPVKLPVFREAPAFRNGDSCGSNKDDRIHIAMTLDENYLRGTMAAVLSMLQHSTCPENLSFHFLCAHSDVELVSSIESTFPYLNFKIYRFDSNRVRGKISKSIRQALDQPLNYARIYLADILPADVKRVLYLDSDLVVVDDIGKLWDVDMEDKVLAAPEYCHANFTVYFNDAFWSDPVLSNTFQGRNPCYFNTGVMVVDVDKWRKGGYTKKVEQWMAFQKKKRIYHLGSLPPFLLVLAGNIKPVDHRWNQHGLGGDNFEGKCRNLHPGPISLLHWSGKGKPWLRLDSRKPCVVDHLWAPYDLYRSSRHFLEE; encoded by the coding sequence ATGGCCTTGTGGAGAACTTTACCGATCCCTATTGCTTCGCCGCATGGCCTTATCCTCTCCTTCCTCATCCTCCTCCACTCCGCCGTCACTACCACCGTCGCCATCCGTGTCAGAACCATCATTCACGACCCTTCTCCGGTTAAACTTCCCGTGTTCAGGGAAGCCCCGGCTTTCCGCAATGGCGATTCATGTGGATCGAACAAGGACGACAGGATTCACATTGCAATGACCCTCGACGAAAACTACCTCCGTGGAACAATGGCGGCTGTTTTATCCATGTTGCAACACTCGACTTGCCCCGAAAACCTGTCCTTCCATTTCCTTTGTGCTCATTCCGATGTGGAGCTGGTTTCCAGCATCGAATCCACTTTCCCTTACCTGAATTTCAAGATCTATCGTTTCGATTCCAACCGAGTTCGtgggaagatatccaagtcgatCCGACAAGCTTTGGACCAGCCTTTGAACTACGCAAGGATTTATCTCGCTGATATATTACCGGCCGATGTGAAAAGGGTTCTTTATTTAGACTCAGACCTGGTTGTGGTGGATGATATCGGAAAGCTTTGGGATGTAGACATGGAAGACAAGGTGTTAGCAGCCCCCGAATATTGCCATGCAAACTTTACAGTCTATTTCAACGATGCTTTCTGGTCCGACCCGGTGCTGTCGAATACATTTCAAGGAAGGAACCCATGTTATTTTAACACTGGAGTAATGGTCGTGGATGTCGATAAATGGAGAAAAGGAGGGTATACGAAGAAAGTTGAGCAATGGATGGCATTCCAAAAGAAGAAAAGGATATATCATTTGGGTTCTTTGCCACCATTTTTGCTGGTTTTGGCTGGGAACATTAAGCCAGTGGATCACAGGTGGAACCAGCATGGACTGGGTGGCGATAACTTCGAAGGCAAATGCAGGAATCTTCACCCTGGTCCCATTAGCCTTCTCCATTGGAGTGGGAAAGGGAAGCCATGGTTGAGGCTTGATTCCAGGAAACCTTGTGTGGTTGATCATTTGTGGGCTCCTTATGATCTTTATCGTTCATCAAGACATTTTTTAGAAGAATAA